A portion of the Pseudoalteromonas luteoviolacea genome contains these proteins:
- the rplN gene encoding 50S ribosomal protein L14, giving the protein MIQMQTQLDVADNSGARKVQCIKVLGGSHRRYARVGDIIKVSVKEAIPRGKVKKGDVKNAVVVRTKKGVRRPDGSLIRFDSNAAVILNDSHQPIGTRIFGPVTRELRNEKFMKIVSLAPEVL; this is encoded by the coding sequence ATGATCCAAATGCAAACTCAGCTGGACGTTGCTGATAACAGCGGCGCTCGCAAAGTGCAGTGTATTAAAGTCCTTGGTGGTTCGCACCGTCGCTACGCGCGTGTTGGTGACATCATTAAAGTTTCTGTTAAAGAAGCAATTCCTCGCGGCAAAGTGAAGAAAGGTGATGTTAAAAACGCTGTAGTAGTGCGTACTAAGAAAGGCGTTCGTCGTCCAGACGGCTCTTTAATCCGTTTCGATAGCAATGCGGCTGTTATCTTAAATGATAGCCATCAGCCAATTGGTACTCGTATCTTCGGCCCTGTGACGCGTGAACTACGTAACGAAAAGTTCATGAAAATCGTTTCACTAGCACCAGAAGTACTATAA
- a CDS encoding polysaccharide deacetylase family protein, with protein MYSTNTISKLMAATLITMSVSSCAGTKDVGSDKVEFTYPNGAKYAISLSFDDARNSQVDVGIPILDKHGVKGTFYVNPQFVQQRLSGWQQAVKNGHELGNHTSSHLCTGNFAWLRKDNLGLEQVDLQWLREDIEATTEYMKKNLNVDPRSFAYPCGNTFVGRGKAVRSYVPLIAELFKTGRTWLDETANNPTYTDFAQLAGNRMDGMSFEEIKTQLDLLKENNKWVILAGHDVGEKSMYTTDKDALEALIVYLKDPTNGYWLATVDEVATYIEKHRQDNL; from the coding sequence ATGTACTCAACAAATACGATTAGTAAACTAATGGCGGCAACTTTAATCACAATGTCGGTAAGTAGTTGTGCTGGGACTAAAGACGTTGGGTCAGATAAAGTGGAGTTCACTTATCCGAATGGAGCGAAATACGCCATATCTTTAAGTTTCGACGATGCGCGAAACAGTCAAGTAGATGTAGGTATACCAATACTCGATAAGCATGGTGTCAAGGGGACGTTTTATGTCAACCCACAATTTGTGCAGCAAAGACTATCTGGATGGCAGCAAGCAGTGAAGAATGGACATGAATTGGGTAATCATACAAGTTCACATCTCTGCACCGGCAATTTTGCCTGGTTACGTAAAGATAATTTAGGGTTAGAGCAAGTCGATTTGCAGTGGCTGAGAGAGGATATTGAAGCAACCACAGAATATATGAAAAAAAACCTGAATGTTGACCCCCGATCATTTGCTTATCCGTGCGGTAACACGTTTGTGGGTAGAGGTAAGGCAGTGAGAAGTTATGTACCATTGATTGCCGAGCTATTTAAAACGGGGCGTACTTGGTTAGATGAAACCGCGAATAACCCTACTTATACAGACTTTGCGCAACTGGCGGGTAATCGCATGGACGGTATGAGTTTTGAAGAAATAAAAACGCAACTTGATTTGCTCAAAGAAAATAATAAATGGGTTATTTTAGCTGGGCATGATGTCGGTGAAAAAAGTATGTATACCACCGATAAAGATGCGTTAGAAGCACTTATTGTGTATTTAAAAGACCCTACAAATGGGTATTGGCTTGCGACAGTAGATGAGGTTGCAACCTACATTGAAAAACACAGACAAGATAATCTTTGA
- the rplX gene encoding 50S ribosomal protein L24, translating into MAAKIRRDDEVIVLAGKDKGKRGKVLSVVTETGRVFVEGVNIIKKHQKPVPQLQQAGGIVEKEASVDVSNVAIFNAETGKADRVGFRFEDGKKVRFFKSTGKTI; encoded by the coding sequence ATGGCAGCAAAAATCCGTCGTGATGACGAAGTAATCGTACTAGCCGGTAAAGACAAAGGTAAGCGCGGTAAAGTGCTTTCAGTTGTAACTGAGACTGGTCGTGTATTTGTTGAAGGCGTAAATATCATCAAGAAACACCAGAAGCCTGTACCACAACTACAGCAAGCTGGCGGTATTGTTGAGAAAGAAGCGTCTGTCGACGTATCAAATGTAGCGATTTTCAATGCCGAAACTGGCAAAGCAGATCGTGTTGGTTTTAGATTTGAAGACGGTAAAAAAGTCCGTTTCTTCAAGTCTACTGGCAAAACTATTTAA
- a CDS encoding family 20 glycosylhydrolase, with product MHVNKKALTERILALLLPTMAMTSPVWALDTINQQQLNQLADTLDVKYRLLSNMPEQCPGSTAEFCYHAQIEITSPFTANVDGWKILYSQVYPATESKSEQLTLRHFNGDLNHIAPSSSFTGFEAGKSQVIEFWVASSLLNEGELMPNYILTAQGLEPKVIKSTQSYIEPDTRLEIKPYAAVSGKNSVMQSHPDDHYAKYTSAALFDKYAVPNYELDSVTHAIVPTPDSMEVFSQDSPLGLRQGIKLQLSGLEYGDVAAALQRLDALGVKQTHNGVAVHITVNGKRESHAGAYQLSTRQGKIQIHAQDNAGAYYGLQSVASLLSLDTMQVPAVSVVDKPRYDYRGLHLDVARNFRSKEFVLRLLSKMSAYKLNKLHFHLADDEGWRIEIPGLPELTTLSSHRCIDLDDKHCLQPQLGSAINADRDGYYSIEDYQEILNFAKQHHIEIIPSLDMPGHSRAAVKAMEKRFYTLTQQGKHDAARQYLVSDPLDATEYRSIQHYNDNTLNVCMESTYAFVDKVISEVAAQHKKAGSPLNIYHIGADETAGAWVESPACKQFIADKSNDVHEVEELTGYFIERVATMIAAKGIEVAGWNDGLSETRQDKMPRKVASYVWATLPQNAHKVVSAHARKGWDIILSTPDVTYLDFPYELDPKESGYKWGARRTNSKTIFEFMPDNLPANAEIKKDTIGRNYIADDRTQVDENGKFTHQPLPEGFRVTGIQGHLWSEVVRKDHLAEYMLFPRLLALAEKAWHRAQWEVPYNYAGEKYDHTTGFFTAQMRQHRDQQWQDFIHAVGYKELEKFDRLGVFYRIPNVVSKVIDNKLHASTIIPGLPIQYRINLGEWQEYVEPVRLSPGGDIELRALSPDRRRPGRIELADLTGNARF from the coding sequence ATGCATGTAAATAAAAAAGCATTAACGGAACGTATTTTGGCTTTGCTATTGCCGACGATGGCCATGACAAGCCCTGTTTGGGCACTAGATACAATTAATCAGCAACAACTTAATCAGCTCGCCGATACGCTAGATGTAAAATATCGATTACTAAGTAATATGCCAGAACAGTGCCCTGGTTCAACGGCTGAGTTTTGCTATCACGCACAGATTGAAATCACGAGCCCATTTACTGCCAATGTCGATGGCTGGAAGATCTTATATAGCCAAGTGTACCCAGCAACGGAAAGTAAAAGTGAACAACTGACACTTCGTCATTTTAATGGTGACCTGAATCATATTGCGCCAAGTAGCTCATTCACAGGTTTTGAAGCTGGGAAGAGCCAAGTGATTGAATTCTGGGTCGCGAGCTCATTGCTCAATGAAGGTGAGTTAATGCCAAATTATATACTTACCGCACAAGGGCTAGAACCAAAGGTCATTAAAAGTACTCAGTCTTATATTGAACCAGACACACGACTAGAAATAAAACCCTATGCAGCAGTGAGCGGGAAAAACAGTGTGATGCAATCTCACCCTGACGACCACTATGCCAAATATACCTCAGCGGCTTTGTTTGATAAATATGCCGTACCAAATTATGAACTAGATTCAGTGACACATGCCATTGTACCAACGCCGGATTCGATGGAAGTATTTAGTCAAGATAGCCCGCTGGGCTTACGTCAAGGAATTAAGTTGCAGCTTTCTGGGCTTGAGTATGGCGATGTTGCTGCTGCATTACAGCGTTTAGATGCATTAGGTGTTAAGCAAACACATAATGGGGTTGCAGTGCATATTACGGTAAATGGTAAGCGAGAGAGCCATGCTGGCGCTTACCAACTGAGCACCCGCCAAGGTAAAATTCAAATTCATGCGCAAGATAATGCAGGTGCGTACTATGGGTTGCAGTCTGTGGCGAGTCTTTTATCGTTAGATACAATGCAAGTACCAGCGGTATCTGTAGTTGATAAACCACGGTATGATTATCGAGGCTTGCATTTGGATGTGGCACGTAACTTCCGTTCTAAAGAGTTTGTATTACGGTTACTCAGTAAAATGTCTGCTTATAAGCTCAACAAATTGCACTTTCATTTAGCGGATGACGAAGGGTGGCGTATTGAGATTCCTGGCTTGCCTGAATTGACAACATTATCATCGCATCGATGCATAGATTTGGATGATAAACATTGTTTACAGCCTCAATTGGGCTCGGCAATTAATGCAGACAGAGACGGTTATTACTCCATTGAGGACTATCAAGAGATCTTGAATTTTGCAAAGCAACATCATATCGAAATTATTCCTTCATTAGATATGCCTGGTCACTCCCGTGCTGCGGTAAAAGCCATGGAAAAACGTTTTTATACACTGACTCAGCAGGGCAAGCATGATGCAGCGCGACAGTACCTTGTTAGTGATCCGTTAGACGCCACAGAATATCGCTCAATTCAGCATTATAATGACAACACATTAAATGTGTGCATGGAGTCAACGTACGCGTTTGTTGATAAGGTGATTTCCGAGGTAGCTGCGCAGCATAAAAAAGCGGGTTCACCGCTGAATATTTATCATATCGGTGCAGATGAAACCGCGGGTGCATGGGTTGAATCTCCGGCCTGTAAACAGTTTATTGCCGATAAATCGAATGACGTACATGAAGTTGAGGAGTTAACAGGCTATTTTATCGAGCGTGTTGCAACTATGATTGCTGCAAAAGGCATTGAAGTTGCTGGTTGGAATGATGGCCTTTCAGAAACGAGGCAGGACAAAATGCCCCGTAAAGTTGCGTCTTATGTATGGGCAACTTTACCTCAAAATGCGCATAAGGTTGTGAGTGCGCATGCTAGAAAAGGGTGGGATATTATCTTGTCTACCCCAGATGTGACTTATTTAGACTTTCCCTACGAGTTAGATCCGAAAGAGAGTGGTTATAAATGGGGCGCGAGAAGAACAAATAGTAAAACTATTTTTGAGTTCATGCCTGACAACTTACCAGCCAACGCAGAGATTAAAAAAGACACCATAGGTAGAAACTATATTGCAGATGATCGCACTCAAGTGGATGAAAATGGTAAGTTCACACATCAACCACTTCCAGAGGGGTTTCGTGTAACAGGGATCCAAGGTCATCTTTGGTCTGAGGTAGTGCGCAAAGACCATTTAGCTGAGTACATGCTATTTCCTCGTTTGTTGGCATTGGCGGAAAAAGCGTGGCACCGCGCACAGTGGGAAGTACCTTACAATTACGCAGGTGAAAAGTATGATCATACCACTGGTTTCTTTACCGCGCAGATGCGCCAACACCGCGATCAACAATGGCAAGATTTTATTCATGCAGTGGGATACAAAGAGCTCGAAAAGTTTGACCGCCTCGGGGTATTTTATCGGATCCCTAATGTGGTGAGTAAAGTCATTGATAACAAACTACATGCATCGACGATTATTCCGGGGCTGCCGATCCAATACCGAATCAATCTTGGTGAGTGGCAAGAATACGTTGAACCAGTGCGATTATCACCAGGAGGAGATATTGAACTGCGAGCATTATCCCCTGATAGGCGTCGGCCGGGCCGAATTGAACTGGCTGATTTAACGGGGAACGCACGATTTTAG